A part of Limihaloglobus sulfuriphilus genomic DNA contains:
- a CDS encoding alkaline phosphatase: protein MKKKTLLSIMIILMVVFTSTNVEARRTRPTQGPKYVFYFIGDGMALPQIHATEAYLAQSAMPDNPTGNPGGLTGYSTGEPDANLLASMDTAGAAKLVMSQFPVLGLQTTYANNRFITGSAASATALSCGEKTTINTIAMDKFKALPFNTIAEKAQAKGMKVGVVSSVSIDHATPACFYAHQPERGLYWDISNNLSDSGFDYFAGGGMKGERIRDGKRYYAPGRPDADASNDPVEYAKTNGYTVASNAAELAAVAPGTKCFAYSKDYIDGSWALPYEMDRDPADLSLADYTAEGIRLMDNSNGFFMMVEAGKLDWACHANDAVAAIKDNIALDDAVAVAVDFYQQHPTETLIVVTGDHECGGMTLGFAGTGYETAFEILDGQTMSYEVFDWTEFAAHKASFGSYETWDPAINMNDDIKARIQNAFGLVYDDLSLFEVSTLEQAYDDSMSGKEIAGGTNDSLLYGYYEPFTVTLTHIMNRRAGIAFTSYSHTAVPVPVYALGYDAWRFAGNYDNTDVALKMAQAMRVNLGN from the coding sequence ATGAAAAAGAAAACCCTGCTATCTATTATGATCATCCTGATGGTCGTCTTTACAAGTACCAATGTAGAGGCACGTCGTACAAGACCGACACAGGGCCCCAAGTATGTATTCTATTTTATCGGTGACGGCATGGCTCTGCCGCAGATTCACGCTACTGAAGCGTATCTGGCTCAGTCAGCAATGCCCGATAACCCCACAGGGAATCCAGGCGGACTTACCGGTTACAGCACCGGTGAGCCGGATGCCAACTTGCTTGCAAGTATGGACACTGCCGGCGCTGCCAAGCTGGTAATGAGTCAGTTCCCTGTTCTCGGTCTTCAGACTACATACGCTAACAACCGTTTCATCACCGGCTCTGCCGCTTCTGCAACGGCTCTCTCTTGTGGCGAGAAGACTACTATCAACACAATCGCTATGGACAAGTTCAAGGCCCTTCCGTTCAACACAATCGCTGAAAAGGCCCAGGCAAAAGGCATGAAGGTCGGTGTTGTTTCTTCTGTATCAATTGACCATGCTACACCCGCATGCTTCTACGCACACCAACCCGAACGCGGTCTTTACTGGGACATCTCAAACAACCTCTCAGACAGCGGCTTCGATTACTTCGCAGGCGGCGGAATGAAGGGTGAAAGGATCAGGGACGGGAAGCGTTACTATGCTCCCGGACGCCCTGATGCTGATGCTTCAAACGATCCGGTTGAATATGCAAAGACTAACGGCTACACAGTTGCATCAAATGCAGCTGAGCTTGCTGCTGTTGCTCCCGGCACAAAGTGTTTCGCTTACAGTAAGGATTACATCGACGGCTCATGGGCTCTGCCTTACGAGATGGACCGTGACCCTGCTGACCTTTCACTCGCTGATTACACAGCAGAAGGTATCAGATTAATGGACAACTCTAACGGTTTCTTCATGATGGTTGAGGCCGGCAAGCTTGACTGGGCATGTCACGCTAACGATGCAGTCGCAGCTATAAAAGACAATATTGCTCTTGATGATGCTGTAGCCGTTGCAGTTGATTTTTATCAGCAACACCCCACAGAAACTCTGATCGTCGTAACAGGCGACCATGAGTGCGGCGGAATGACACTTGGTTTTGCAGGTACAGGCTATGAAACAGCTTTCGAGATTCTCGACGGTCAGACAATGTCTTACGAGGTTTTCGACTGGACAGAGTTCGCAGCACACAAAGCATCTTTCGGCAGCTATGAAACATGGGATCCTGCAATAAATATGAACGATGATATCAAAGCACGCATCCAGAACGCTTTCGGTCTGGTTTACGATGATCTTTCACTCTTCGAGGTTTCTACTCTTGAGCAGGCTTATGACGACTCAATGAGCGGCAAAGAAATAGCCGGCGGAACAAATGACTCTCTGCTTTATGGCTACTATGAGCCGTTTACAGTAACCCTTACACATATCATGAACCGCCGTGCCGGTATTGCTTTCACATCATACTCGCACACAGCTGTACCTGTACCGGTTTACGCTCTGGGTTATGATGCGTGGAGATTCGCAGGCAACTATGACAACACAGATGTTGCACTTAAGATGGCACAGGCTATGAGAGTCAATCTTGGCAACTAA
- a CDS encoding PEP-CTERM sorting domain-containing protein: protein MKKYFVLLILVFGMSLISNAATDPVWLGDDYTVGAGWDTWGGGFGFGNGAISPDFFDVIPNEALAYVDGPDVVTGASANYLATYNNSFDVIEVWNDADLDFWVPNFSQTDNYTEMWVQVTYEPFEDVAPSFNVETNNTFDNPLNDRIYGPILEKSETNADGWVTDAFSFVLEPAAECVWLTLNFNSSEWDAYPMYVDAVTVDMVNVPEPATFIIFGAGLALLRKKKLN from the coding sequence ATGAAGAAGTATTTTGTATTATTAATTTTGGTATTTGGAATGTCACTGATTTCAAACGCGGCAACTGATCCGGTATGGCTTGGCGATGATTACACTGTCGGTGCCGGCTGGGACACATGGGGCGGCGGCTTTGGATTTGGAAACGGAGCAATATCTCCGGATTTCTTTGATGTTATCCCGAATGAAGCGTTAGCTTACGTTGACGGACCTGATGTAGTTACAGGTGCAAGCGCTAACTATCTCGCAACCTATAACAACAGCTTTGATGTTATAGAGGTCTGGAACGATGCTGACCTCGATTTCTGGGTTCCTAACTTTTCCCAGACCGACAATTACACTGAAATGTGGGTTCAGGTGACTTATGAGCCATTTGAAGATGTTGCACCTTCATTCAACGTTGAGACCAACAATACATTCGATAACCCGCTCAATGATAGAATTTACGGTCCGATTCTCGAGAAAAGCGAGACAAATGCTGACGGTTGGGTAACAGACGCTTTCAGCTTTGTATTAGAGCCTGCTGCTGAGTGTGTATGGCTGACTCTGAACTTCAACAGCTCCGAGTGGGACGCATACCCGATGTATGTTGACGCGGTAACTGTAGATATGGTGAATGTTCCGGAACCTGCAACATTCATTATTTTCGGTGCAGGCCTGGCTCTTTTAAGAAAGAAAAAACTTAATTGA
- the nadD gene encoding nicotinate (nicotinamide) nucleotide adenylyltransferase has translation MKRVILYGGTFDPVHKGHIEASRAAALELGADCVYLIPARRSPFKDNPPAASDSDRGKMLERAVRGEKLFCVSYTEFERSEPSYSFDTVMHFKRLLGDDAELFWLVGADTLGSLKKWYRIEEMLNNCTIAAMYRGGCKIFDKQALPGLLGKELAAMNKVVPVQTPLIDISSTQVRKRLAAGQDVSGMLAPGVLEYIKDNHLYES, from the coding sequence ATGAAGCGTGTGATTTTGTACGGCGGAACTTTTGACCCTGTTCATAAGGGGCATATCGAGGCTTCCCGGGCGGCGGCCCTTGAGCTTGGGGCGGATTGTGTGTATCTAATACCGGCAAGGCGGTCTCCGTTTAAGGATAACCCGCCCGCGGCTTCAGACTCTGACCGCGGGAAGATGCTTGAAAGGGCTGTCCGGGGCGAGAAACTCTTTTGTGTGAGCTATACCGAGTTTGAACGGTCCGAGCCGAGCTATTCATTTGATACTGTGATGCATTTCAAGAGACTTTTGGGTGATGACGCGGAGCTTTTCTGGCTTGTTGGAGCCGATACGCTTGGTTCTTTAAAAAAATGGTATCGGATAGAAGAGATGCTAAATAACTGCACAATAGCAGCGATGTACCGCGGCGGCTGTAAGATCTTTGATAAGCAGGCTTTGCCCGGTCTGCTGGGTAAAGAGCTTGCCGCGATGAATAAGGTTGTCCCCGTCCAGACGCCGCTTATCGATATCAGCAGTACGCAGGTGCGCAAACGCCTTGCCGCGGGGCAGGATGTTTCGGGTATGCTCGCCCCTGGTGTGCTGGAATATATAAAAGACAATCACCTTTATGAGAGTTAA
- the pyrG gene encoding glutamine hydrolyzing CTP synthase, whose protein sequence is MTDNKDLLASVSNVSTDTEYFSPIPEGYIKGKTKYVIVLGTVMSGLGKGIFSSSLAKVLKDKGFKVSPIKLEGYLNIDSGTLNPFRHGEVFVLDDGIECDMDLGTYERILDQDLNRHNFCTSGQIYRDVLNKERHGEYLGRDVQMIPHITGEVKLRLRRLAMESDADVVFVEIGGTVGDLENAFYIEAMRELAYEEGEGSSCFVALTYILAPKILGEQKSKAAQLGIRNLMEKGIQPDIIACRADCEVTETVRQKMSVFSNVPLEHVFSMHDSKSIYTIPEMLRESSIDKIVTKVLRLDERIDEELEAKNTKQWNKFTSKIGEYDSEITIGITGKYTTVRDSYASIIKAIEHCETALSVKVRIKWIEVTDITSDEKAAAFLKDVDGIIVPGGFGTRGTEGKVACIKYARENNVPYLGLCLGFQMAVIEFARNVCGIKDANSSEIKTKDSASVIGVLPEQKKIEKLGGNMRLGGRDVEVKTGTFAWKLLGEKESVRLRFRHRYEVEPDYIKSLEDHGLVFSGKAPGHPIMQILELPGHPYFVGTQSHPCLTSRPLRPSRMFLGLIAAARLRKYPDKGYPEVLDAVNDVFSEGL, encoded by the coding sequence ATGACAGATAATAAAGACCTATTAGCAAGTGTAAGCAACGTTTCCACGGACACCGAATATTTTTCGCCCATACCGGAGGGCTACATCAAGGGCAAGACCAAGTACGTCATTGTGCTTGGAACAGTCATGAGCGGTCTGGGCAAGGGAATATTCTCATCTTCCCTGGCCAAGGTACTCAAGGACAAGGGCTTCAAGGTGTCTCCTATAAAACTGGAGGGATATCTCAATATCGACTCGGGCACGCTCAATCCGTTCAGGCACGGCGAGGTGTTTGTTCTGGATGACGGTATCGAATGTGATATGGATCTGGGTACTTATGAGAGGATTCTCGACCAGGACCTTAACCGGCATAATTTCTGTACGAGCGGCCAGATTTACCGTGATGTTCTCAACAAAGAGCGTCACGGCGAATACCTTGGGCGTGATGTTCAGATGATCCCGCATATCACCGGTGAGGTGAAGCTGCGTCTTCGTCGGCTGGCGATGGAAAGCGATGCTGATGTTGTGTTCGTTGAGATTGGCGGCACGGTGGGTGATTTGGAAAACGCCTTCTATATCGAGGCGATGCGAGAGCTGGCGTATGAAGAGGGCGAGGGCAGCTCGTGTTTCGTCGCTCTTACGTACATCCTGGCACCGAAGATTCTCGGTGAGCAGAAATCCAAAGCCGCCCAGCTTGGAATACGCAACCTGATGGAAAAGGGTATTCAGCCGGACATTATTGCCTGCAGGGCTGACTGCGAGGTTACAGAGACGGTTCGCCAGAAGATGAGCGTTTTCAGCAATGTGCCGCTTGAGCACGTTTTCAGTATGCACGATTCGAAGAGCATCTACACAATCCCGGAGATGCTAAGAGAGAGCAGTATTGATAAGATTGTAACAAAGGTGCTGCGTCTTGATGAGAGGATAGACGAAGAGCTCGAGGCGAAAAATACAAAACAGTGGAATAAGTTTACATCTAAAATTGGCGAGTATGATTCTGAGATTACTATCGGTATTACGGGCAAATACACGACTGTGCGTGACAGCTATGCGTCTATAATCAAGGCCATCGAGCATTGTGAGACGGCTTTGTCTGTCAAGGTCAGGATTAAATGGATCGAGGTGACAGATATCACATCAGATGAAAAGGCGGCGGCGTTTTTAAAAGATGTTGACGGGATTATCGTTCCCGGCGGTTTCGGAACACGCGGCACAGAGGGCAAGGTAGCCTGTATCAAGTATGCCCGTGAAAACAACGTGCCGTACCTGGGTCTGTGCCTTGGTTTCCAGATGGCTGTAATCGAGTTTGCCCGTAACGTTTGCGGCATAAAAGACGCAAACAGCTCCGAGATTAAAACCAAAGATTCAGCAAGCGTTATCGGGGTTTTGCCCGAGCAGAAAAAGATAGAAAAACTCGGCGGCAACATGCGTCTTGGCGGCAGGGATGTTGAGGTTAAAACCGGCACTTTTGCCTGGAAACTGCTTGGCGAAAAAGAAAGTGTTCGTCTGCGTTTTCGCCATCGCTACGAGGTTGAGCCGGACTATATCAAGTCTTTAGAGGATCACGGTCTGGTGTTCTCGGGCAAGGCTCCGGGACACCCGATAATGCAGATTCTCGAGCTGCCCGGTCATCCGTATTTCGTCGGTACGCAATCGCATCCGTGCCTAACGTCGCGTCCGCTGCGGCCGAGCAGGATGTTTCTGGGACTTATTGCCGCAGCGCGTCTGCGGAAGTATCCCGATAAGGGTTACCCTGAAGTACTCGACGCGGTAAATGATGTTTTCTCCGAGGGTCTATGA
- the kdsB gene encoding 3-deoxy-manno-octulosonate cytidylyltransferase, with translation MNIIAVIPARYDSTRFPGKVLANKTGKFLVQHTAEQVLKAGSVSSVLVATDSQKVFAACETFEAACAMTSHKHKSGTDRIAEAVADIDADIIINVQADEPEISPEDIDLLASLLVDNPDAQMATLVTGIEDQEMLNNPNVVKCVTGIDGRALYFSRSPIPYNRQAGSGDMQLAKRHLGIYAYRRDFLLEITKLPQSPLEVCESLEQLRVLENGYKIMTAMVENACEGIDTEEQYERFVERYNSSLS, from the coding sequence TTGAACATAATTGCTGTAATACCCGCAAGATATGATTCAACCCGTTTTCCCGGCAAGGTGCTCGCCAACAAAACAGGCAAGTTTCTCGTTCAGCATACTGCCGAACAGGTGCTAAAGGCCGGCAGTGTCAGCTCTGTGCTGGTGGCGACAGATTCGCAGAAGGTCTTTGCCGCGTGTGAGACTTTCGAGGCGGCATGCGCGATGACATCCCATAAGCACAAGAGCGGCACCGACCGCATCGCCGAGGCCGTGGCGGATATTGATGCGGATATAATCATAAACGTACAGGCCGACGAGCCGGAAATATCGCCGGAGGATATTGACCTTCTCGCGTCGCTGCTTGTTGATAATCCGGATGCACAGATGGCAACGCTTGTTACGGGCATAGAAGACCAGGAGATGCTGAACAACCCCAATGTTGTTAAGTGCGTTACCGGTATTGACGGGCGGGCGTTGTATTTTTCCCGAAGCCCGATACCGTATAATCGCCAGGCGGGCAGCGGAGATATGCAGCTTGCAAAGCGGCACTTAGGCATATACGCCTATCGAAGGGATTTTCTGCTGGAGATAACAAAGCTGCCTCAGAGCCCGCTGGAGGTTTGCGAGTCACTCGAACAGCTCAGGGTGCTTGAAAACGGGTATAAGATAATGACCGCGATGGTAGAAAATGCCTGTGAGGGCATCGACACAGAAGAGCAGTATGAAAGATTCGTTGAAAGATACAATTCAAGTCTTTCTTAA
- a CDS encoding NCS2 family permease — protein sequence MSSDSTEKGTFKTEVIAGVTTFLSMSYIIFVNPEILSAAGMDKNAVAAVTCLASAIACFLVGIICRSPLAMAPGMGLNAFFAYSLVLGQQIAWETALGIVFLSGFIFFILTAVGLREKIVEAIPKSLVYAIGVGIGLFITFIGLVNLGLVVKDEATLISLGRFTPEVLIGLAGLVVMLVLESRGIRGALLIGIIVSTAISVLAGRVDLPDSFMFAQFNIMPVAFKLDILGAVKWSFFGAIFTLMFMDMFDSIGTLVGVLHKIENDVKPRSVSRLLAVDAAATMIGAVIGTSTTTVYLESSAGVEAGGRRGTTAVVVGILFLAGMLFVPIIAMVPAYATAPALIMVGLFMARGIVNVDFSTIEEGFPAFIIIIMIALAYSISGGLALGFISYTLLKVINGKYRQIKPAMWVIAALSVVYFLI from the coding sequence ATGAGTAGTGACAGCACAGAGAAAGGCACCTTTAAAACAGAGGTTATTGCCGGCGTAACGACATTTTTGTCGATGTCGTATATCATATTTGTAAACCCCGAGATACTCTCCGCGGCGGGCATGGATAAGAATGCAGTTGCCGCGGTTACATGCCTGGCTTCGGCGATAGCCTGTTTTCTTGTGGGTATTATCTGCCGCAGCCCGCTGGCGATGGCTCCGGGTATGGGGCTCAATGCGTTTTTCGCGTATTCACTTGTGTTGGGCCAGCAGATTGCCTGGGAGACGGCACTGGGAATAGTATTCCTGTCGGGATTTATATTTTTTATACTGACAGCCGTCGGGCTTCGTGAAAAGATTGTTGAGGCGATACCCAAGTCTCTTGTGTATGCTATCGGCGTGGGTATAGGGCTTTTTATAACGTTTATAGGCCTGGTGAATCTGGGGCTTGTCGTCAAGGACGAGGCAACCCTTATCAGTCTGGGCAGGTTTACGCCTGAGGTTCTGATCGGGCTTGCGGGCCTGGTGGTTATGCTGGTTCTCGAATCGAGGGGGATCCGCGGGGCACTGCTTATTGGAATTATTGTTTCTACTGCCATATCCGTTTTGGCGGGCCGCGTGGATTTGCCGGATTCGTTTATGTTCGCTCAGTTTAATATCATGCCGGTGGCGTTCAAGCTGGATATCCTCGGCGCGGTCAAGTGGAGCTTTTTCGGGGCGATATTTACGCTGATGTTCATGGATATGTTTGACAGCATCGGCACACTTGTCGGCGTTTTGCACAAGATAGAAAATGACGTCAAACCGCGAAGTGTCAGCAGGCTTCTGGCTGTTGATGCCGCGGCTACGATGATAGGTGCGGTTATCGGCACCTCAACGACAACTGTATATCTCGAATCCAGCGCGGGCGTAGAGGCCGGCGGCCGCCGCGGCACGACTGCGGTGGTGGTGGGCATTCTGTTTCTCGCGGGGATGCTGTTTGTGCCGATTATCGCGATGGTGCCGGCATACGCGACAGCTCCTGCGCTGATAATGGTGGGGCTGTTCATGGCAAGGGGTATTGTAAATGTTGACTTTTCAACGATAGAAGAGGGGTTCCCGGCTTTTATAATCATTATCATGATCGCGCTGGCATACAGCATCAGCGGCGGTCTGGCACTGGGTTTTATCTCTTACACACTGCTGAAGGTTATCAACGGAAAATACAGGCAAATCAAGCCGGCTATGTGGGTTATAGCTGCTCTGAGCGTTGTGTATTTTCTTATCTGA
- the hisD gene encoding histidinol dehydrogenase, with translation MAIDLSDIVFSYADADFQARFDSLMSEHSMSAFLREKAGIAAGVRDIVAAVARRGDAAVAEFTAKFDGVEMTPQQFRVPEEELEKAYDELSPELLDNLRGAIGNVGEYQKAIFIGNRSEDSGRVGIRYRPLKRVGLCIPGASAPLPSTVIMTAVPAIVAGVEDIVVISPPRFNNSINPVILGLCHELGITEVYRIGGAQAVAALGWGTETIKPVDKIVGPGNDYVQLAKKEVFGLCDMDSFAGPSDVLIVADDSANAAWTAADMLSQAEHYPGAAILVTPSSGLAAKVQSELERQVGQLDRSKETLECLRTYSAVVVMKDMDAAVGFANHFAAEHLEVQCGVNSRAVAERIDNAGAIFIGDYSPVAVGDYWAGPSHTLPTRQSSRYFSAVTSNDFVKSSSIIEYSKEQLLADADRIAMLAMTEGLDAHAKSIKIRQQQ, from the coding sequence ATGGCTATAGATCTAAGTGATATTGTATTTTCTTATGCGGACGCGGATTTTCAGGCCCGCTTTGACTCGCTTATGAGCGAGCATTCCATGAGCGCCTTTTTGCGTGAAAAGGCCGGTATTGCCGCGGGCGTTCGTGATATTGTCGCGGCGGTTGCCCGGAGGGGCGACGCGGCGGTGGCGGAGTTTACGGCGAAGTTTGACGGCGTGGAAATGACGCCGCAGCAGTTTCGGGTACCCGAAGAGGAGCTTGAAAAGGCGTATGATGAGCTTTCGCCGGAATTACTCGATAACCTCCGCGGCGCGATCGGCAACGTCGGTGAGTACCAGAAAGCCATCTTTATCGGCAACAGGTCGGAGGATTCGGGCCGCGTCGGGATTCGCTACCGTCCGCTCAAGCGGGTTGGGCTGTGCATCCCCGGCGCCAGCGCTCCGCTGCCCTCAACGGTTATCATGACCGCTGTGCCGGCGATTGTGGCGGGCGTAGAAGATATCGTGGTCATCTCGCCGCCGCGGTTCAATAACAGCATAAATCCCGTGATACTGGGGCTTTGCCACGAACTTGGTATAACCGAGGTGTACCGCATCGGCGGTGCCCAGGCAGTCGCCGCCCTGGGCTGGGGAACCGAGACGATAAAGCCGGTTGACAAGATCGTAGGCCCGGGTAATGACTATGTGCAGCTTGCCAAAAAAGAGGTCTTCGGTCTGTGCGATATGGATTCATTCGCCGGCCCGAGCGATGTGCTTATCGTCGCCGACGACAGCGCCAACGCGGCGTGGACTGCCGCCGACATGCTCAGCCAGGCGGAACACTACCCCGGAGCGGCGATACTGGTAACCCCCTCAAGCGGGCTCGCGGCAAAGGTGCAGTCGGAGCTTGAGCGGCAGGTCGGGCAGCTTGACAGGAGCAAAGAGACGCTTGAATGTCTGCGGACGTACAGCGCGGTTGTCGTTATGAAGGATATGGACGCGGCGGTCGGGTTTGCCAACCACTTCGCCGCGGAGCATCTTGAGGTTCAGTGCGGCGTTAACAGCCGGGCTGTGGCCGAGCGTATCGATAACGCCGGCGCGATATTTATCGGCGATTATTCGCCGGTTGCAGTGGGCGATTACTGGGCGGGGCCGAGCCACACACTGCCGACACGCCAGTCGAGCAGGTATTTTTCGGCGGTAACGAGCAACGATTTTGTAAAGTCTTCCAGCATAATAGAATACAGCAAAGAGCAGCTTCTCGCAGATGCCGACAGGATAGCTATGCTGGCGATGACCGAGGGGTTAGACGCTCACGCAAAATCGATAAAGATAAGGCAGCAGCAATAA
- a CDS encoding GLUG motif-containing protein: MMFKQTSMSIIFAAAALILSLPTHLLAFAGGAGTPENPYQISTREDLEAVNNDLEAHYIMINDINLAGNTYTRAVIAPDIFTSTGYTGTPFTGTFNGNGHIIGALNITGVNQLGLFCQIGSSGKIINLGLEDISINGKEYLGGLCVTNEGTINNCYSNGVIQGVNYSLNEMLSGFGGLCGMNKGTIVDSYSSCEVSGIHSAGGLVGSNTGYISNCNATGDIVEGMVEECFPVGDPEGIEWMDCQQHGGGYIGGLCGYNTGLIYNCYAKGSVDTVGITGFWVSRSYGGLCGYNNGSIVNCYSTGYVSNYYSCGLVGESSLSEDSIIEKSFWDVETSLSQTSDGGEGLTTAEMQDIFTFTDAGWDFVNETANGVEDLWQMPAFDYPRLSWEAIAPTNSDIGMLSVNWLGGGCAAPDWCGGADRDFDGSVTVDDLLLLADSWLYQ; the protein is encoded by the coding sequence ATGATGTTTAAACAAACCAGCATGTCAATTATCTTCGCCGCTGCTGCGCTTATACTTTCACTTCCGACACACCTGCTCGCCTTCGCCGGCGGTGCCGGCACCCCGGAAAACCCATACCAGATTTCAACCAGAGAAGACCTCGAAGCCGTAAACAATGACCTCGAAGCACACTATATCATGATAAATGATATAAATTTAGCGGGTAACACCTACACAAGGGCGGTTATTGCACCCGATATTTTTACAAGTACAGGGTACACCGGTACCCCGTTTACAGGAACATTTAATGGAAATGGACACATAATTGGAGCACTAAATATTACAGGTGTTAATCAACTTGGTTTATTTTGCCAAATCGGTAGTTCAGGTAAAATAATAAATCTTGGCTTAGAAGACATTTCAATCAACGGGAAAGAATATCTTGGAGGACTGTGTGTTACTAATGAAGGTACCATTAACAACTGCTATTCAAACGGCGTAATTCAAGGTGTCAATTATAGTTTAAATGAGATGCTAAGTGGTTTCGGCGGGCTTTGTGGAATGAACAAAGGTACTATCGTAGATTCATACTCAAGCTGTGAAGTAAGCGGTATCCATTCTGCCGGAGGTTTAGTGGGGTCTAACACAGGATACATATCGAATTGCAACGCTACAGGTGACATTGTTGAGGGAATGGTAGAAGAATGTTTTCCTGTAGGTGACCCCGAAGGCATTGAATGGATGGATTGCCAACAACACGGTGGAGGATACATAGGCGGCCTCTGCGGTTATAATACAGGCTTGATTTATAATTGTTATGCGAAGGGCTCGGTTGATACTGTAGGAATAACCGGCTTTTGGGTGTCGAGATCTTATGGGGGATTGTGTGGATACAATAATGGTTCAATAGTTAACTGTTATTCTACAGGATATGTAAGTAATTACTATTCTTGCGGATTAGTAGGCGAATCTTCTCTTTCAGAAGACTCGATTATTGAGAAAAGCTTTTGGGATGTTGAAACATCTCTCAGTCAAACGAGTGACGGTGGAGAGGGTTTGACCACCGCCGAGATGCAGGATATATTTACGTTTACGGATGCCGGGTGGGATTTTGTTAATGAGACCGCTAACGGGGTGGAGGATCTTTGGCAGATGCCGGCGTTTGATTATCCTCGTTTGAGCTGGGAGGCGATTGCACCGACCAACAGCGATATTGGGATGCTTTCCGTCAACTGGCTGGGCGGCGGCTGCGCTGCACCCGACTGGTGCGGTGGGGCGGATCGTGACTTTGACGGAAGTGTAACTGTTGACGATTTGCTGCTGCTTGCGGATTCCTGGCTTTATCAGTAA